A stretch of DNA from Ricinus communis isolate WT05 ecotype wild-type chromosome 4, ASM1957865v1, whole genome shotgun sequence:
CTGGTAATTTTGGTGCCAGAAAAGGAGGGTACATGGAGAATGTGCATGCAATGCAGGGCCATTAATTAAAAACGGTAAAGTACCGTCATCCAATTCCTCGCCTAGACGACATGCTCGATGAGTTGCATGGGAGCCATACTCTTTTCCAAGATCAATCTTAAGAGCGACTACCATCAAATCCGCATAAaagaaggtgatgaatggaagacGACTTTTAAAACAAAGTATGGCCTTATGAATGACTTGTGATTCCATTTGGACTCACCAATGCCCCAAGtacctttatgagattgatgaacCATGTAGGAATTTTAtggttgtgtattttgatgacatTTTAGTGTATAGTCAGTCTTTAGATGAACATGTTTCTCATCTTAGACAAGTCCTACAATGTCTTAGGAATAAGCAATTGTACGTCAACTTGTCAAAATGTGTGTTTTGCTCGGAcattactattttcttagGATTTGTAGTTTCTAGGGATGGGCTACGTGTGGATGAGGAAAAGGTCCATGCTATCAAGGAGTGGCCTACCCCTACTACAGCGACCATGGTGCGGTTTTTCTTAGGGTTGGCCAGATTTTATAGGGGGTTTGTGAGGGATTTTAGCTCAATAGCCGCGCCCCTACATGAGTTGACAAAGAAGGGCACTACCATTACTTGGGAGCCGAAGCATGAGGCGGCCTTCATGACCCTTAAGGATCACCTATGCCATGCTCCTTTGCTACAGTTATCGAACTTCAACAAAACCTTTGAGGTTGTGTGCGACGCCTCCAACATCGGGATAGGTGGAGTTCTTATTCAAGAACGCCGCCCCATGCGGTTTTGGTGTTATGTTACAGAATCAGAAAAATTAATGCAGTTTTAGTGGCTCGActtacattaattaattgcatTATAGTTTAAAGTGTTTTTGGAAGGTTAtggacccattttacggggggGTAAACATTCGTGTTtaagggaggttctgccgaatttacTCAAGTCAAAATTCTTAGACATTTAATTATAGGAGTTTAGGCCTagggttatttatcaaatgttttactttttctgaTTCAATTGTTCCTCTGATTAGATaaatccgtcagttcggctcgctctaGCCGAGGCATCAGAGCAaggctaggaggtcgtcataacaatgagttaaagtcatatatttgtCTACATGCgtcatgctaagattttacataatagttctaattaaatgatttaatattttaattatttaattactattcatatatgtatcATTTTCTACATCAATGCTATTTTGAGTgcatgttgactcgggataagacggcagtagaacacgccacttgatgggttgcatcaggactgCGTGCACACCGGTATAAATTTAAGACAGAtagtaaaagataaatttaaaaaggcaAACTTAGTACTTGCTCTGGTCAAGTTtaactctctgggctgagtagagtgagtttCCTAGAGtgaaggtccctggtcgagcattgctctctaggcgccagctTACTTGGAAATTTAAGCGACCAGACTGGATTTAAAGttcctggtcgagcttcgctctctgggtgccagttctgttggaaAAGTGCCAATGGATAGAGTCCGGATTGTATTTGGTTTGAGTTGGAAAatggtcaggcttactataggattcggtggccttacgcctacccattctctaatgtaggtcacgggcccacagatcggatCGTGACATAAAATATCTCTCACAGCTACTTTTTTCGTTGCTCTATAGATAAAGACTTCACCTACCAAATCAATAAGGAAGAATAGCATTTACTTCTCAAAAACTCTCAAGAACACCATTCATtatattcatctttttttcttaagtgTTTGCACTGATCTTCCAAAATCAATCTTCCTTGCATTAAAACTACATTTAATTCATACaggaattatatttaattaaatttgttgcTTTTAAAAGAGAATCTCTTATATCGTTTTCAAGCATCGTGTATTAAAGCTTGTGATTTTGTAGGGTGACACAGCCTCCTTTctaaaaatctataaaaggTCTATTTGTGTCTAAGGAAGCAAATGAGAGGTTAATAAAAGCCTAATAACTTTTGTGGGTTAGTAAGAGAGGAGATATCTCAGACTATATAAGGTGTCTTAGTAGTAGAACCTTGTAAGGCTTGATCTCTAGTCGTTAATAGAGTCAAATAATGGAGATAATCTTAAGGTGCGATCCTTAAGGACTAGATGTAGGtcataagatatttattttttatacatgcTCAATTAGTTGTCTGTATTTCTTAAACTCAAAGATCATTGATTTAGACATCTAACTGTTTTCCAAAATAAACATCAGACATCATTTACCTCTCATCCTCTCactcatataattaataaaagtgtACAAGCTACTACAGTTGAGTATCAGTTGAAATAGTTAGCTTATTATTGTAGGTATCTAATAGTTAGCACTCTAAGCTTAGTTAGATATTTGTGCAATGAGCTTCAAGCTCataatagaattataaattttatcttataaataGTAGATCAACAGGTAAGGCATCCAAgccataaattttttagaagtCCAATTCATCTCCCTTTTGGACATTTATTCCGCACTTTCATTATGCCTTGCTTCTCTTATCCAAGAGTTGAAACTCTTAGAGATATTGTTATCAATATAAAGGGAACTTGCATCTGCTATTAAAATAAGCTCTGCACCAGTCGTGAAGAGCATACTTCATTAAATCCTTTGCACTTTTCTTACTTAATGCTCCAAACTTAtccaaattttctttaaattcttCTTCATAGGGAGACCAAGCACAAATCCATAAGTTCTTATATAATTCCCTATCTTTCCATTTTTTGACCAGTTAGCATAAATATGTCTAGCGCTGGTCTATGCTTAGCTTAAGGTACAATAATATTGACTACATCAATCAAGCCCTGTAAAATAGTcacaataatgaaaatatcATTAGATAACTTATTGCatataatttatacataaataacaaaaattgaaatgaaattgaaattgctatcCTTTTGCACGTTTGACATTAAAGTAACCTTGCTACCATCTCCAAGCTCAAGCTCTATCACTAATCATTGCAAAAACCACCTCTAGTCAACTTGTTTTCCTTATCTACTATAGCTTAAGTAATTGGAACCATTTGGTCACAAGCATCCTTCCCACAGCTGCAAGCAGTTGGctcttaattataatttttagaagaaaacaaccatcTAGTCCTGTAATGAGTCTATAACCTCTTACTCAGGCCCTCTTATATgcatcaaagaaaataaacattcttttaaaaatctcTTTCCATCTCTCAAACTTTGTTTACACAACTCTATCTCAATACTAGAACCAAGATTAGACCTTGTAAGAGCAACAACATATGTGTCAAGATATCCAAATTCACCCTTATAGCTTCCATTCAATTATTGTAAAGCCTTATGCTTGGCCCTTTTGCATTTAGTCAAATTCACTTTCACCTACAATTCTTCCTCAATAAACAAAGTCTTTCAATTTCATATCCAGTTTTTTAGTTagtcttttctttaaataatcAGCTAAAAAGTTTGTTATGCAACCAGGTGATTTAAAGGTTCTAAaacattcttttctttaaataatcAGCTAAAAAGTTTGTTATGCAATCAGGTGATTTAAAGGTTCTAAAACATCTATGCTCATCTACAAGTGTCTCCACAGCTAGTCCAAGGTTACCATCTTTAAACACTAACACTGTAACGcttgcattttctcatcatccatgttatgtgcatttacatttaatcattgggcatatgatggtatatcaatgatatttttattttatgagaacagatatatattaattataagtagagaataagaagcatgatattagattattaatttagataagttgattaagtacttgggttatgtgtattaagccttaagacttaattgaaccaatagttgaaggttgggtaaatagattggacttaaaagatacaattaaaagttagtaactatatatggttagtaagaattaatttagggtgataaaaatagtttagtaggtggtggcattaagagaggaatattggaaattggaaccatgagcaagctcattttacctcttcatttctctaaaattcgtacatggccaaaaacacaaaatttggaataagagagaggagtggaatacctagaaaaacttaagattaagataggattttgccaactattgaaggagccaagctaaagctaaaggatttaagcatattagcaacccaaaagctgaaattggtaagttgttacttgagtgttattaatttgtcattagggttcttgattacaaattggaaaaacttcatttgatgctctcattgattaattaaaggtctgattatcatgaattagtagagtattgaatgattgcataaagattaagcttgatttaagtttaagtatgttaagatagaaaactgtcaaaattccagcaaccttgatgttctgtattttaggcataacatgggttatataagtccaaattaagcttaattggtgtctatggaaattttaaagagtcctctataactttgtagttttgtgattttgctattttttccgttttggttgcttaaattgagcaaacagattgctgctcgggtacaactagctgtatgacccttgctcagtaatttgaaaataattaaatctatagaagtcggaattgagtaattcttcttggagatgaaactagacgcataaatggatatgtctatttaatatgagatttttgtattaagccaatttttcccagcaataaatataccttggtactaaattctgtctagaaaacagaaatgttggagattagttttatgcaatttattgatgttaatttgagttaaattggtatttaactagatgggaaatgtttataggatattaaaa
This window harbors:
- the LOC125369827 gene encoding uncharacterized protein LOC125369827; this translates as MATTGPHHSPNLKASTKAEHSSGPTTLRVVPTTHEAPLTNEETGGKAKSSSPSSEFVDVMPDEIPEGLPPLRGIEHQINLIPEASSPNRAVYRVSPKKTKELQRQVTELLQKGYIREGLSPCGILVILVPEKEGFVVSRDGLRVDEEKVHAIKEWPTPTTATMVRFFLGLARFYRGFVRDFSSIAAPLHELTKKGTTITWEPKHEAAFMTLKDHLCHAPLLQLSNFNKTFEVVCDASNIGIGGVLIQERRPMRFWCYVTESEKLMQF